The Henckelia pumila isolate YLH828 chromosome 2, ASM3356847v2, whole genome shotgun sequence genome includes a window with the following:
- the LOC140879626 gene encoding UDP-URONIC ACID TRANSPORTER 1-like — MSSSSSIQSRKQAILVTSLILLWYSTNIGVLLLNKFLLSSYGFAFPVFLTMCHMSACAVLSYISIVFLKIVPMQRIKSRSQFLRISTLSVVFCGSVVGGNISLKYLPVSFNQAVGATTPFFTAFFAYMMTLKREAWVTYACLVPVVAGVVIASGGEPSFHLYGFIMCIGATAARAFKSVLQGVLLSNEGEKLNSMNLMLYMSPIAVVVLLPAALVMEPDVLEVTISLGIKHKFMWLLLLLNSTMAYGANLCNFLVTKHTSALTLQVLGNAKGAVAVVISILIFRNPVTFIGIAGYTMTVMGVVAYGETKRRCK; from the exons atgtcatcatcatcatcgattCAATCTCGAAAACAGGCCATTCTGGTGACCTCCCTCATACTCCTATGGTACTCGACCAACATTGGTGTCCTCCTTCTCAACAAGTTCCTGCTCTCAAGTTATGGATTTGCCTTTCCTGTTTTCCTCACAATGTGCCACATGTCCGCCTGTGCGGTACTCAGTTACATCTCTATCGTGTTTCTCAAAATTGTGCCGATGCAGAGGATCAAATCCAGGTCTCAGTTCTTGAGGATCTCCACTCTCAGCGTCGTTTTCTGTGGCTCTGTGGTGGGTGGCAACATTTCCTTGAAATATTTGCCAGTATCCTTTAATCAAGCTGTGGGTGCCACCACCCCCTTTTTTACTGCATTCTTCGCTTATATGATGACCCTTAAGCGGGAGGCATGGGTTACCTATGCTTGTCTTGTGCCTGTGGTTGCTGGGGTTGTCATTGCCAGTGGG GGCGAGCCAAGCTTTCATTTGTACGGATTTATCATGTGTATAGGTGCAACCGCAGCAAGGGCTTTCAAGTCTGTGCTACAGGGAGTTCTCCTCTCAAATGAAGG GGAAAAGTTGAACTCCATGAATTTGATGCTTTACATGTCCCCAATCGCGGTTGTAGTTTTGCTTCCAGCAGCCCTTGTGATGGAACCTGATGTATTGGAAGTCACAATTTCACTTGGAATCAAACACAAATTCATGTGGCTTCTTCTTTTACTTAATTCAACTATGGCTTATGGAGCCAACTTGTGCAATTTCTTGGTCACTAAGCATACAAGTGCATTAACACTCCAG GTATTAGGCAACGCAAAGGGTGCAGTAGCCGTTGTCATTTCCATACTTATTTTTCGCAACCCCGTAACATTTATTGGTATTGCTGGTTACACTATGACTGTGATGGGGGTGGTTGCCTATGGAGAAACCAAAAGGAGATGCAAATGA
- the LOC140879625 gene encoding probable glycerol-3-phosphate dehydrogenase [NAD(+)] 1, cytosolic isoform X1 has protein sequence MHFRLDIGNGTHPQMVGSIGFTSNKPFVNGLAPNHNVPEEKLDELRRYLGKVDGDLLKIVGVGAGAWGSVFAALLQDSYGQFRDKVQIRIWRRAGRAVDKATAERLFEVINSREDVLRRLIRRCAYLKYVEARLGDRTLYADEILKDGFCLNMIDTPLCPMKVVTNLQEAVWDADIVINGLPSTETRHVFDEISRYWKERITTPVILSLAKGIEAELAPFPRIITPTQMINQATGIPIENILYLGGPNIASEIYNKEYANARICGAEKWRLPLAKFLRQPQFIVWDNSDLVTHEVMGGLKNVYAIGAGMVAALTNESATSKSVYFAHCTSEMIFITHLLAEEPEKLAGPLLADTYVTLLKGRNAWYGHMIAKGQLSLDVGDSISGKGNIQGVSAIQAFYELLSQPSLSVPHPEANKPVAPVELCPILKTLYRALITREQGVQAILEALRDEHLNDPRDRIEIAQSHAFYRPSLLGQL, from the exons ATGCACTTTAGATTAGATATTGGCAATGGCACCCACCCCCAA ATGGTTGGCAGCATCGGCTTCACTAGCAACAAGCCGTTTGTGAACGGGCTTGCACCAAACCATAATGTCCCGGAAGAAAAACTTGATGAACTCCGAAGATACTTGGGCAAGGTGGATGGCGATCTTTTGAAGATTGTTGGTGTTGGGGCAGGTGCTTGGGGAAGTGTTTTTGCAGCATTGCTTCAAGATAGCTATGGCCAATTTCGAGATAAAGTACAAATTAGGATATGGAGGAGGGCTGGAAGAGCTGTCGATAAAGCAACGGCTGAGCGATTGTTTGAAGTGATAAATTCAAGAGAAGACGTGTTGAGGAGATTGATAAGGCGATGCGCGTATCTGAAGTATGTTGAGGCTCGTTTGGGCGACCGGACGTTGTATGCTGATGAGATTTTAAAGGATGGATTCTGTCTTAACATGATTGATACTCCACTTTGTCCTATGAAGGTCGTGACCAACTTGCAAGAGGCTGTTTGGGATGCCGATATAGTAATTAATGGATTACCTTCAACAGAAACTCGCCATGTTTTTGATGAAATTAGTAGATATTGGAAGGAGAGAATTACCACGCCAGTGATACTATCCTTGGCAAAGGGTATAGAGGCTGAGTTGGCCCCTTTTCCTCGCATAATTACTCCTACACAAATGATCAATCAAGCCA CTGGAATCCCAATCGAAAACATTTTGTATCTCGGTGGACCAAATATTGCTTCGGAGATTTACAACAAGGAATATGCTAATGCTCGTATATGTGGTGCTGAAAAATGGAGGTTGCCTCTTGCAAAGTTCTTAAGGCAGCCTCAATTCATTGTATGGGATAATAGTGATCTTGTGACGCATGAAGTTATGGGAGGCCTTAAAAATGTTTATGCCATTGGAGCTG GTATGGTGGCAGCTCTAACTAATGAAAGTGCGACCAGCAAATCTGTATATTTTGCACATTGCACATCGGAAATGATATTCATAACACATTTGTTGGCTGAAGAACCTGAGAAGCTTGCAGGTCCTTTGCTCGCAGACACATACGTCACCTTATTAAAAGGTCGCAATGCATGGTACGGACATATGATAGCCAAGGGACAGCTGAGCTTGGACGTGGGCGATAGCATCAGTGGCAAAGGAAATATTCAG gGAGTTTCAGCTATCCAAGCGTTTTACGAACTTCTAAGTCAGCCAAGTTTGAGTGTGCCGCACCCTGAAGCGAACAAGCCAGTAGCCCCAGTGGAGCTCTGCCCCATTTTAAAAACTCTGTATAGAGCTCTCATAACAAG GGAGCAAGGAGTGCAAGCAATTCTTGAAGCTCTGAGAGATGAACACTTGAACGATCCACGTGATCGCATTGAGATCGCACAAAGCCATGCCTTCTACAGGCCTTCACTTCTGGGCCAGCTTTGA
- the LOC140879625 gene encoding probable glycerol-3-phosphate dehydrogenase [NAD(+)] 1, cytosolic isoform X2: MVGSIGFTSNKPFVNGLAPNHNVPEEKLDELRRYLGKVDGDLLKIVGVGAGAWGSVFAALLQDSYGQFRDKVQIRIWRRAGRAVDKATAERLFEVINSREDVLRRLIRRCAYLKYVEARLGDRTLYADEILKDGFCLNMIDTPLCPMKVVTNLQEAVWDADIVINGLPSTETRHVFDEISRYWKERITTPVILSLAKGIEAELAPFPRIITPTQMINQATGIPIENILYLGGPNIASEIYNKEYANARICGAEKWRLPLAKFLRQPQFIVWDNSDLVTHEVMGGLKNVYAIGAGMVAALTNESATSKSVYFAHCTSEMIFITHLLAEEPEKLAGPLLADTYVTLLKGRNAWYGHMIAKGQLSLDVGDSISGKGNIQGVSAIQAFYELLSQPSLSVPHPEANKPVAPVELCPILKTLYRALITREQGVQAILEALRDEHLNDPRDRIEIAQSHAFYRPSLLGQL, encoded by the exons ATGGTTGGCAGCATCGGCTTCACTAGCAACAAGCCGTTTGTGAACGGGCTTGCACCAAACCATAATGTCCCGGAAGAAAAACTTGATGAACTCCGAAGATACTTGGGCAAGGTGGATGGCGATCTTTTGAAGATTGTTGGTGTTGGGGCAGGTGCTTGGGGAAGTGTTTTTGCAGCATTGCTTCAAGATAGCTATGGCCAATTTCGAGATAAAGTACAAATTAGGATATGGAGGAGGGCTGGAAGAGCTGTCGATAAAGCAACGGCTGAGCGATTGTTTGAAGTGATAAATTCAAGAGAAGACGTGTTGAGGAGATTGATAAGGCGATGCGCGTATCTGAAGTATGTTGAGGCTCGTTTGGGCGACCGGACGTTGTATGCTGATGAGATTTTAAAGGATGGATTCTGTCTTAACATGATTGATACTCCACTTTGTCCTATGAAGGTCGTGACCAACTTGCAAGAGGCTGTTTGGGATGCCGATATAGTAATTAATGGATTACCTTCAACAGAAACTCGCCATGTTTTTGATGAAATTAGTAGATATTGGAAGGAGAGAATTACCACGCCAGTGATACTATCCTTGGCAAAGGGTATAGAGGCTGAGTTGGCCCCTTTTCCTCGCATAATTACTCCTACACAAATGATCAATCAAGCCA CTGGAATCCCAATCGAAAACATTTTGTATCTCGGTGGACCAAATATTGCTTCGGAGATTTACAACAAGGAATATGCTAATGCTCGTATATGTGGTGCTGAAAAATGGAGGTTGCCTCTTGCAAAGTTCTTAAGGCAGCCTCAATTCATTGTATGGGATAATAGTGATCTTGTGACGCATGAAGTTATGGGAGGCCTTAAAAATGTTTATGCCATTGGAGCTG GTATGGTGGCAGCTCTAACTAATGAAAGTGCGACCAGCAAATCTGTATATTTTGCACATTGCACATCGGAAATGATATTCATAACACATTTGTTGGCTGAAGAACCTGAGAAGCTTGCAGGTCCTTTGCTCGCAGACACATACGTCACCTTATTAAAAGGTCGCAATGCATGGTACGGACATATGATAGCCAAGGGACAGCTGAGCTTGGACGTGGGCGATAGCATCAGTGGCAAAGGAAATATTCAG gGAGTTTCAGCTATCCAAGCGTTTTACGAACTTCTAAGTCAGCCAAGTTTGAGTGTGCCGCACCCTGAAGCGAACAAGCCAGTAGCCCCAGTGGAGCTCTGCCCCATTTTAAAAACTCTGTATAGAGCTCTCATAACAAG GGAGCAAGGAGTGCAAGCAATTCTTGAAGCTCTGAGAGATGAACACTTGAACGATCCACGTGATCGCATTGAGATCGCACAAAGCCATGCCTTCTACAGGCCTTCACTTCTGGGCCAGCTTTGA
- the LOC140879627 gene encoding S-formylglutathione hydrolase — translation MEGSKKATEIGCTKMFGGYNKRFKHYSTTLGCSMNFHVYFPPSPSLSTKFPVLYWLSGLTCTDENFISKSGAQRVASSEGLALIVPDTSPRGLNVEGESDSWDFGVGAGFYLNATQDKWKNWQMYDYVVKELPALLTENFPQLDTSRASIFGHSMGGHGALTIYLKNLDKYKSVSAFAPIVNPMSCPWGHKAFSGYLGDNKANWEEYDATYLLSKFNNVSATIIIDQGEDDKFLHDHQLQPHKFEEACRKANVPLLLRLQPGYDHSYFFIATFIDDHIRHHAQALNL, via the exons ATGGAGGGAAGCAAAAAGGCTACTGAAATCGGCTGCACTAAAATGTTTGGCGGATACAACAAGCGATTCAAGCACTACAGCACTACATTGGGATGCTCTATGAATTTCCATGTCTACTTTCCTCCATCtccatccctttccaccaaattCCCC GTGCTTTACTGGCTTTCTGGGCTCACATGCACGGATGAAAATTTCATATCCAAATCTGGTGCTCAACGTGTTGCCTCCAGTGAAGGTCTTGCTCTGATTGTTCCAGATACTTCTCCCA GAGGCTTGAATGTTGAAGGAGAGTCCGACAGTTGGGACTTTGGCGTAG GTGCTGGTTTCTATCTCAATGCAACTCAAGACAAGTGGAAAAACTGGCAGATGTATGACTATGTTGTGAAGGAGTTGCCTGCGCTTCTCACTGAAAACTTTCCACAGCTGGACACATCTCGGGCATCTATATTTGGTCACTCAATGGGCGGGCATGGTGCACTGACAATTTACTTGAAAAATTTGGACAAATACAAG TCAGTATCAGCTTTTGCACCTATTGTCAATCCTATGAGTTGTCCTTGGGGCCATAAAGCTTTCTCAGGTTACTTGGGTGATAATAAAGCTAACTGGGAG GAATATGATGCTACTTATCTGCTATCAAAATTCAACAACGTATCAGCAACTATTATAATTGATCAG GGAGAAGACGACAAATTCTTGCATGATCATCAACTTCAACCGCACAAGTTTGAGGAGGCATGTCGGAAGGCCAACGTTCCTCTTCTCCTGAGGCTGCAACCTGGTTATGACCACTCGTACTTTTTCATCGCCACCTTTATAGACGATCATATTCGCCACCATGCCCAAGCCCTTAACCTGTAA